In Chthoniobacterales bacterium, a single window of DNA contains:
- a CDS encoding glycoside hydrolase family 43 protein: MKFHRSLFTLIFLGFAATSTFAVGEGRGGFRPGELWPDDKGVPINAHGGGILAHDGVYYWFGEHKIEGDAGNYAQVGVHVYSSRDLLHWRDGGIALTVSDDPKSEIAKGIIIERPKVIYNAKTKTFVMWFHLDKGKNYGMARAALAVSDKPTGPYTYVGSFRPNQGVLPVGFDAGAAPDPARLKDKNKRKWNEAVVAGDVVWRDLERGQMSRDMTLFVDDDGKGYLLTSAEDNLTLHLHELTDDYCGFSGKWTRIFPGESNEAPALFKRAGKYYLFASGTSGWNPNPGRSAMADSIWGPWTVLGNPCRGTERENATTFESQSTYVLPVPGRPGEFIYMGDRWRPKNAIDGRYVWLPVEWENNRPVLRWHAEWDLSVFTRR; this comes from the coding sequence ATGAAATTCCACCGCTCACTCTTCACGCTCATTTTCCTTGGGTTCGCCGCGACGAGCACCTTCGCGGTGGGCGAGGGGAGGGGGGGCTTTCGTCCCGGCGAACTGTGGCCCGACGACAAGGGCGTCCCCATCAACGCGCACGGCGGCGGTATCCTGGCGCACGACGGTGTTTATTACTGGTTCGGCGAGCACAAAATCGAAGGCGACGCGGGCAACTACGCCCAAGTGGGCGTGCATGTTTACAGCTCCCGGGATCTGCTTCATTGGCGGGACGGCGGGATCGCGCTGACCGTGTCGGACGACCCCAAGAGCGAGATCGCAAAGGGCATCATCATCGAGCGGCCCAAGGTCATCTACAACGCGAAGACCAAGACCTTCGTGATGTGGTTTCACTTGGATAAGGGTAAAAACTATGGGATGGCCCGCGCCGCTCTGGCCGTCAGCGACAAGCCGACGGGCCCCTATACTTATGTGGGCTCCTTTCGCCCTAACCAAGGCGTCCTGCCAGTGGGTTTCGACGCGGGGGCTGCACCCGATCCGGCCCGGCTTAAGGACAAGAACAAGAGAAAATGGAACGAGGCCGTTGTGGCTGGCGATGTGGTGTGGCGCGATTTGGAGCGCGGCCAGATGTCCCGCGACATGACGCTCTTCGTGGATGACGACGGCAAGGGCTACTTGCTGACCTCCGCCGAGGACAACCTGACGCTCCACCTTCACGAATTGACGGACGACTACTGCGGTTTCAGCGGCAAATGGACCCGGATCTTTCCCGGTGAATCCAACGAGGCTCCCGCACTCTTCAAGCGAGCCGGAAAATACTATCTGTTCGCCTCCGGCACCTCGGGCTGGAATCCCAATCCCGGACGCTCCGCGATGGCCGACTCGATCTGGGGACCATGGACCGTGCTGGGCAATCCCTGCCGGGGCACGGAGCGCGAAAACGCCACCACGTTTGAATCCCAGTCCACCTATGTCCTGCCCGTGCCCGGTCGTCCCGGTGAGTTTATTTACATGGGTGACCGCTGGCGTCCGAAAAACGCCATCGACGGCCGCTATGTCTGGCTCCCGGTCGAGTGGGAAAACAACCGCCCGGTGCTCCGCTGGCACGCCGAGTGGGACCTGTCGGTTTTCACTCGTCGATGA